The Gemmatimonas phototrophica region GGAAATTGTCCCATCCCACTGCCGCACGACCAGGCTGATTTCCGTAGCCTGCAACGCCAGATCCGTAGGTTGCTTTCACTACTCCGTAGTAATGGAGTGTGCTGGTCGCACCGTCTGCGGCCCTCAAAGCGTTCATTTCGTTCAGCACCGTAATCCATGCTCCATTGCCATTGCCGGATTGGAGAGCCGCTGCGCTTGACGTGAAAGGCGCGCGCACGGTCGCACGAACTTCTTTCAGTGGATGAATCAGCTTTGCCAGTTCCAAATACTGTTCCTTGTTTGCGTCAGAGACATTGCCCGTCAGTCCCTGAACGGTAACCGGCACGAACCGAACATCGAGGGCCGCAACGTCGATGGTCGCGATCGCTGCCGGGGCCCCCGTTGATGGCCAGGTATTATCGGTGCGATTGGTCTCGCCAAGGGCATTTGACGGATCTATGTCAGCGAGAATACGAAGCCCCGCGCGAACATTCGCGGCTGGAATGACCGTGTTCCAGCTTGAGCCCAACACCCCTTCACTTATCGCGGTAGGAACCGATGTGGCAGGCGCTGCGATCGTGATTGTTGACAGCAGGGTGGTATTATCGTACACCCGTAAGCGAACACTCGGTCGCACACTGTTCGCCGCATCGGCGCGAACAAAGACACGTACGAGCGCGTCGCGACCAACGACCATTGCCGTGGTACCTGCCCAGTTCTGTACCGCTTGGGTGAGGTACACGTTTTCAATCATCAAATTCGGACTCCCTCCACCGCCACCGCTCACTGCATAGCTGAACGACGCGCTGCTGGTGCCACCCGTAGTAACCGTGGCATTCGCACTGGCCGGCGTTGGGGTATATGTGCTGCCGCTGTACACCACCGTCGCCGGCGTAATGGTGTACGCGCCACTCGGAAGTGAATCCGTTGTCACGGCCCCGGTAATGCTACGAGTGGCGGCGCCAGTGAGGCTGAAGGAAGGCGTTGCACCCATCGGCAAGCCGCTGGCACTCAGGGTGAGCCGGCCAAACTGCCCCGTATACGTGACCTGCGCCGGCTGCGCCACCAACGAGGCCGTCACGGTTACCGTGCGCGAGGTGGGCGACGGCGTGTAGCTGATGCCCGACGCCGATACACTCGACGCCGACACGGTATAGGTGCCAGGCGTCAGGTTGGTAATCGTCGTCGTGGCGGTTACCGAACGGCTGAAGGCATTGGGTCCGGTGACTGTCACGTTGCCATTCGTCGCACCGGGCAAGCCGCTCACCGTAACGGCAATGGCCCCGCTGCTCAGCGCGTATGTAACGGGAAAGCGCAGCGTATCACCCGCCAGCACGGTCTGATCGTAACTCGCGGGAGTGGGCGCGTAGCTGGAGCCACCGCTCACAATGCTCGCCGCAGTAAGGCGCCACCGACCGGCCGCTGCCGAAGAGAGCGTGGTGGATGTGGTGGGGTTGGTCACCACATTCGTGGGCGACGTAAGCGTAAGCGCTGCACTGCCGCCACTCGGTACGCCGCTGGTGTTGATGATCACCACCGCTGGCATGGCGCTATAGGTGGCCGTGCTGTTGCTGGAGGTATTGGTGGTAACCGTAATGGTGCCCGCTGACACCGCGCCGCTGTAGCTGCCCAGGGTGGTGCGAATGGTACGGGCAACCACGGTATAGGTGCCTGTGGGGAGTGCAGCGAGCGTGGTGGACTGAGCGACCACCTGCGAATAGCTGTTGGGGCCTGTGACCAGTACATCACCCACGGCGCCGGCGGGGAGGCCGGCGAGCGTGAGCACAATGCTCCCGGTCTGCGAGGCGTAGCTCACCGGCGCTGCCTGCGCCACCTGCGATGCCGTAACGGAGACGGTACGGGTTGCAGGCGACGGTTGATACGTAACGCCGCTCACCGTAATGGCCGATGCCGAAACGGTGTAGCTGCCCGGCGGCAAGTCGGTAAACGTCTGTGTGGCGGATACAATGCGGGAGAAGCCATTGGGGCCGGTTACGGTAACCACGGCCGTACCGCCGGCAGGCACACCACTGAGGCTCACCGCAATGGCGCCGGTGCTGATGGCGTAGGCCACCGGGAACTGCGCCGTGTCACCGGCAAGTGTTGCTTGCGATGATGACGTGGGCGTGGGGGCGTAGGAGAAGCCGCCGCTCTGTATACTGGCCGCACTGAGTGTCCACGTGCCCGACGTACCTGAGATGAACGTAGAGGCGGAAACCTGGGCAGGTGCCACGCCCGGTGCCGTCACCTGCACCGCAGCGGCCGCGCCCGATGGCACGCCGCTCAACGTGACGCGCGCCACGGCTGGCAAGGCGCTGTAGTTCACGGTGCCGGCAATGGTACCACCCACCGGCACGTTGACAATCTGCGACGCCGGTGATGGGTCGTAGGTGCCGAGTGTGGTGCGCACGCGCTGCGCAGAAAGGATGTAGCTGCCGGCAGTGAGTCCGGCAATGGAGCTACCTTGTGTCATGGTGCGCGTGTAGCCGTTGGGGCCGGATATCAACACGCTGCCGTTCGCGCCAACCGGTACGCCGGTAACCGAAAGAACCAGCGTGCCAGAGGGCGCGGCCACGGCGGAGTAGGTCACCGGTGCCGCCGCCGCGACCAGGCTGGCCGTTACCTCAACAACACTGGAGGCCGGCGCGGGCTGGTACGTGGTGCCACTCACCGTTACCGCCGATGCCGCCACGGTGTAGCTGCCTGGGGTAAGCCCCGTGAGCGTGGTGGTGCTGGTGAGCGCGCGCGTGAAGCCGCCTGGCCCTGTCACCGTGACTGTCCCGCTGGCACTAACCGGCAATCCACTCACCGACACCGCAAGCGCGCCACTCGATAGCGCATAGGGCGCGGCGAACCGCAGCTGATCGCGTGAACGCAGGGTGCCCGTTTGCGACGAAGGGGTCACGCTGTAGGAGTAACCACCCGCTGAGACCGTTTGGGCAACTAGTGTCCACTCACCAGTAACCGTCGTTTCAATGGTGTCGCTGCCGGTCACGACGGCACTGGCGCCACCGGGGCCACTCAACGTGATGTTGGCCGGTGTCCCATTGGGGAGTCCCGAAACAGCCACCACAATTTCCGAGCGACGCAGCGAGAGGCGGAACGACGTGCGCACGGCCTGCACGGTGGCAGCCGCTGAGATCACCAGCTCCTGCGTGGCCAGTTCGGGCACCCATTCTCCTTCTGGCGTGCTCACCGGGCTCACATTCACCTGGTATCGACCCAATGGCACACCGCTCACGGTGCCACTGGTGGTGAGCCGCCGTTCAAAGCCATTGGGGCCAACAATCACGATGTTGGCCGATGCCGTCGTCGGCAGACCGCCCACCTCCACCGCCACAATGCCGGTAAGGCCGTTGTCTTTCGCGATGGGGGTGGAGGGATCCGGAGCTACAGGCGCCGTGGCATCACCACTGCAGGCACTGAGCAAGAGGCCGAGCGAAACAACAGCAGCAAAGCGGGCGAGCATATTGGTACCACAAAAGGGCGAAGTCGGTGAGCTTCATCGCATCACTCCGAGGACGAGCGACCCTTGCTGTGGTTTGCTAAAAATGCCGGGACCGTAACAGCATTGGCTGAGCACACAACATTGTCAGGACAGATCGCGCGTGGCAGCCCCGACCGTGACGGTACGCACCTTGTGCGGTATATCACTCTTGAGGGCGCACTGTTACGGCGCCGCGCTTCGTGTCACTCCGGCGGCGCATTGCCGCCGGAGGGTATTGTGGTCATAGCCCGGTGTTGTGCTGTTCGTGCCGGGAATGTGATACCAGCATTGTCTGTGTCAGGGGCGATCGAGCAGCGCCTGAGCCACACGCTCTCCAGCCTTGCCGTCCCATCCCGCAGGGCGTCGTGGCGGAACGGAGCGTATGGCCTGTGCCACAAGCCCCGACAGTGTGGTCAGGTCGTGCACCAGCTGGTTCGTCCCTTCGACCACGGTGATGGGGCGCTCTGTGTTGGGGCGCAGGGTGAAACAGGGAATCCCCAATGCCGTCGTTTCTTCCTGCAAACCACCGGAATCGGTAATGACGGCGTGCGCGTTGCGCACAAGGTCCAGCATTTCGAAATAGGCAATCGGATCCGAGAGAGTGATGCCGCCAAGGTCGATTCCCAGTGCCTTCAACTGCTGTTGTGTTCGTGGGTGCGCCGGGAAGAATACCTGCCGTGTCTTTGCCAGTTCGACAAGTTCGGCACACACGGTCCGGAGTCGCTCGGCGTCGTCCACGTTGGACGGACGGTGCAGCGTGACCACAATGTGATTGCCAGTGGCGCCAAGCTTTTGGGCAAACCCGGTCTGTTCTGCCTTGGGGAGCGACGTGAACAGTGTATCAATCATGACGTTGCCCACGAAGACAATTTCATTTGCCGGTTCGCCTTCGGCCCGCAAGGTGGCTTCGGCATCGGTGCTGGGGGTGAGCAGCAAATCCGCCAGGCGATCGGTGACCAGTCGATTGATTTCCTCCGGCATGGTACGATCATTGCTTCGCAGCCCTGCCTCAACATGGGCAATACGTACGCCAAGTTTGGCGGCCACGATGGCCGTGGCCATGGTGGAATTCACGTCGCCGTACACCACCAACCAATCGGGGCGGTGCTCGAGAAGTACAGGTTCGAAGCGTTCGATGATGCGCGCCGTCTGGGCCGCGTGACTACCCGACCCCACTTCGAGATTCACGTCGGGGGCAGGGATATCGAGGTCACGGAAAAATCCTGCCGACATGGCTTCATCGTAGTGCTGCCCAGTGTGTACGATGATCTGCTCTATGCCAAGGGCGCGTGCCGCTTTATGTACCGGAGCCAGCTTGGGAAAGTTTGGCCGTGCACCGACGATATGAAGTATTTTCAAGATGAGTCCAAATTTGAGTGAAACCCGCGTCTCATACGACGACGACGGCGGACCGGCTGTCACGCCAAAAGTATCGCTCGGAGCGGTCTTCCGAAGGGTTCGTTTCACTCAAAGTGCTCGACAGCAATCAAACATTTACGTAACCAGGCCACCCACACGATGCCGCAACACCTCACCAACGACCGCGACTTTTCACAGCAGCTCATCGCGCGTATAGCAGACAGGAGCGCCGTCATCGGGGTGATCGGCCTCGGCTACGTGGGCCTCCCGCTGGCCATGGAATTCGTGCAGGCGGGCTTTACGGTCATTGGCTACGACGTGAGTCAGCGGGTGGTGGACCTGCTCATGGCCGGGCAGTCGCACATTCAGGATATTGCCGGCGACACGGTGCAGGCGGCGGTGGCGCAGGGGCGGTTTGTGGCCACGACGCAGGAAGATCGGCTGCGGGAGTGCGAGGCCATCTCCATTGCGGTGCCCACGCCGCTCTCCAAGACGCGGGACCCGGACATGGCCTTTGTGCTGAGCGCGGCGGACGCGATCGCGCGGCAGGCCCATCCGGGACTGTGCGTGGTGCTGGAGAGCACCACGTACCCGGGCACCACGCGGGAACTGCTGCAGCCCCGCCTGGAAGCCCAGGGGCTCACGGTGGGGCGCGACATCTTCGTGGCGTTCAGCCCCGAGCGGGTCGACCCGGGCAACCCGGTCTACCACACCAAGAACACACCCAAGGTGGTGGGCGGCATTACGCCGGCCTGTGTGGAGGTGGCCACGGCGCTATACCAGAGCTGCATCGACACCGTGGTGCCGGTCAGCTCGCCGGAAGCGGCGGAGCTGGTGAAGCTGCTGGAAAACACCTTCCGGGCCGTGAATATCGGGCTGGTGAACGAAATCGCGATTGTGTGTGACAAACTGGGGGTGAACGTCTGGGAAGTCATCGACGCCGCTGCCACCAAGCCCTTCGGGTTCATGAAGTTCACCCCGGGCCCGGGCATTGGCGGGCACTGCATTCCGCTCGACCCCCACTATCTCGCCTGGAAGATGCGCACGCTGAACTACAAGACGCGCTTCATCGACCTCGCCAGCGAGATCAACTCGCACATGCCGGAGTGGGTGGTGGAACGTACGGCCGCCTCACTGAACGACGTGTCCAAGGCGGTAAACGGCAGCCGCATTCTGGTGCTTGGTGTGGCGTACAAGCGGGATATTGACGATGTGCGCGAAAGCCCGGCGCTTGACATCATTCGCCTGCTTGAGCAGCGCGGAGCCCACGTGGAATTCCACGATCCGTTCATTGCGTCTTTCCGAGAGGATGATGGACATGTACGCAACGGTGTGGAGCTCAGCGACGAGATGCTTGCGTGGGCTGATGCCGTGGTCATCATTACCGATCACAAAGCGGTGGATTACCAGCGCGTCGTGAATCAAGCCACGCTCATCATGGACACGCGGAACGTGACAAAGGGGCTCGCCCCGGGCCGCGCCCGCATTCGCGGGCTGGCCGACTCGCCCGACGGTCGGTACGAGCGACGCGCGCTTCCGCGCGATCGGTGAAAAACAAAGAGGCGCCCACTGGGCGCCTCTTTGTTTTCGTGAGTTCAACTCACCCGCTTCGTCTTCTTCTTCAAAAAATCCATCAGCACGAACTGCCCCAAACTCATGGTGTTCGTGAAGTACGCCTTGCCGCGGCTGATCTGACTCATCTGCTTCACGAACTCCACCAGCGCGCGGTCTCGGGCCAACATGAACGTGTTGATCATGATGTTGCTCTTCCGGCACGCCGCCACTTCACGCAGCGTTTCGGCAATCACGTAGCCGTCCAGCCCCATGCTGTTCTTGTAGATCTGCCCGTCGGGCATGCTCAGCGCACTCGGCTTGCCGTCGGTAATCATGATGATCTGTCGCATGTCTTTCTTTTGCGACATGAGAATACGGCGCGCCAGCTTGAGCCCTTCGGCGGTATTGGTGTGGTACGGCCCTACCTGCGCGCGCGCCAACGTGGAAATAGGAATCTCCTCGGCGCTGTCATGAAAGAGCACCACCCGAATGGTGTCACCGGGGAACTGCGTTTTTATGAGGTGCGTTAGCGCCAGCGCCACCTTCTTGGCCGGCGTAAAGCGATCTTCGCCGTACAGAATCATGCTGTGCGAAGTGTCCAGCATGAGCACCGTGGCACAGCTTGAACGGAACTCGCTCTGCCGCACCATGAGATCCTTGTAGTCGAGATCAATGGGCACATCGAGTGAACCGTTGCGTGCCAATGCATTGGCCAGCGTGGCCGGCACGTCCAGGTTGAGCGTGTCGCCAAACTCGTACGGCTTGCTCCACGCGTCGCTTTCCACGCCCGTGCTCAACTGCGGCGTATCGTGGCTGCCTACGCTGCTCTTGCCAAAGCTGCCCAGCAAATGGCGCAGCGTTTTGAAGCCCAAAAAGTCGACACCCTTGTCGGTGAGGTTGAACTGCACATCCTTGGCCGCCGCCTGGGCAATGGAGCCCTTACCGGTCACCGGCTGGTGGCCACCGGGCACGTTGGCGCCCTGGTCGGTGGACAAAAAGCCGTCCTGAATGAGGCGCTGCACCAACCCGTCCAGCAGCTCGGCCAGCTTCTCTTCGCTTACCGAGTCCCCTTCGCCTCGCAACGCCTGCAGCATTTCGGGGGTCAGCTGCCCGCTCTCAATGAGCGCGCGCAGAATGGCGTCCTTGAGGGAGTCCACACTGCGGTCGCTCTCTTCTTCGCCGGGGTCGCCCCAGTATCCCTGATTCCCCCCCGCAAAGCCCGACTGCAACAGAAAGTCGGCCAGCTGGTCGAGCAATGCCTGCAAGTCGACGGCGTCGGCCAGCTGGGGGTTGAACTTGGTGTACGTATGAAACCGCATGGGGTGCCTCAGCAGACGAAGACAGCAGAATAGCAACTATACGCTTGGTGCCCCCTCCATGATCCCGCCAGCGCCAAAAACAAAACCCCGCCGTCCGGCAGGCCGGACTGACGGGGTTTCGTTCTGTTGTACCGGGTGAGCGTCACGCCCACCCACTGGAGCGAATCAGCCCTGCGTATTCCCGTTACGCTTGCGGCGGGCGCCGAAAAGGCCGAGCACGCCGAGGGCGCTGGCCAGCAGCGTGACCGTGGCCGGTTCCGGCACTACCGTGCCCGCCGACGTGGTCTGCATGGCGATGTCGTCGAACTCGAACGCCGCCTGGTTGGAGTAGAACTTGAGCTTCCGGAAATCCTGCGCCGCCGAGGCGTCGAGCGCGAAGTTGAGGCGGCGGTTCGACTGCTGCGCCGTCTGGTTGCCGTACATCGTGGTGAGCTCCTGACCAAGGATCTCCTTGAGCACGTTGCCGTTGGCGCCAATCAGCTGGACCTTCTGGCTCGAGGCGTAGTTGTCAATGGAGCCCCAGTAAAAGCTCAACGACGACACGCTGTTGTAGGAGTTGCTCGAGAGCCACGACGTGAAGTCGATGGTGATGGGGCTGTTGGGGTACGACGTGGTGGTGTAGAAGCCGCCGCCCGACATGCTGGTAGCCGGCTTGGCCCACTGTCCGGAGGCACTCACCGTCTTGCAGCCGCCACCGGAGATGGAGATACCGGCAGCCAGCCCTGTGGTGCTGAAGCCGTTCCCGGCGTTCCCGGCGGAGCAATCGTTGAAGTTCAGAATGTTGGTCTGGCCAGCCGTCGCCGTAAACGTCGACAAAGGTCCCACGCCCGGGTCCGGCGCGCCGTTCACCGAGGTCGCCGTGACCTGCGCGCCCGCGGTGGAAGCGACAGAAGCGAGCAGTGCAGCGCCTGCAAAAATTGAACGCATGGTGATCTCCAAAAGGATTGTCCGGCATTTGCCGAGTCTGCCTGCGGGGCAGGCTCTGGCTTACGGAAGTATGAATGGCAACTCATGTGCCGCCTGTCACCACGTGGGGGCGGCGGCCGGAGGCATTGCGCAGGTCATTGAATAGCAGTCACTTAACGAATATGTGACGTGGTGCAGTCTGCCCGTGAACTCATCATCATGTGCCACACATCCGACAGCGGTGTGGTGATCTTCCCACACGGATGGGTTTGGTCTGGTTGGACGTCATTGGCAAAGCCCCAGGCGCGAAACGGGGCCAGTGCCAACGATATTGCGACGTGCCCACGCCCCCCGCCAATCGCTCCGCCAACCCGTTCCGCGCCCTCGGGCGACACCGGAATTTCCGGATTTTCTGGACTGGGCAGACGCTCAGTCTGATCGGCTCCTGGATGCAAACCATGGCCGTGGGGTGGCTGGCGCTCCAGCTCTCCAACTCGGCGTTTGTGGTGGGACTGGTGGCCAGCGTGGGCGCCATTCCCATTGTGCTGTTCAGCATGCACGCCGGGGCGCTTATTGATCGCGGCAACCGCCTGCAGATTGTGCGCTTCACCCAGGCGGTGTTTCTGGTCCAGGCCAGTGTGCTCTGGTTGGTGACCTACACCGGCCACGTGAACATCCCGCTGCTGCTGGGGCTGCAGTTCGTACAGGGGCTGGCCAGCGCCGTGGAGATTCCGGCGCGGCAAAGCATGATTGTGCAGCTGGTGGGGCGGGACGACCTGCAATCCGCCATTGCCCTCAACTCCAGTGGCTTCAACCTGGCGCGCGTAGTAGGCCCCGCGGTGGGCGGCATAGTCATTAGCCAGTTCGGCATTGCCTGGTGCTTCGGGCTGAACGCCTTGAGTTTTGTGGCGGTGTTGTGGGGACTTTATCGGATCACCATTCCGCCGGTACAAGGTCAGCATAGCGCTATTTCCGCAAGTGAACAGAATACCCTCGCCACGCCGCTGGTGACCGGGGCACTCGCCCCGCAGGCGCTCTCCGCCACCCTGCGGCAGGCGTCGGCCGATGCTGCCGAGGGGCTGAGGTATCTGCTCAAGAAAGGGGATGTGCGGGATCTGCTGCTGCTTGTCACCACCGGTGCGGTGTTTGGTGGGCCGTTTCTCACGCTGCTGCCGGTGGTGGCCCGCGACCAGCTTGGGCTGGGCGCCGGCGGCTACGGCGTGATGCTGGCGGTGGTGGGGGTGGGCGGGCTGGTGGCCGCGCTGCTGGTGGCGGGGCCGCTGTCGCACCGCGCCCACAAAGGGCCGGTGCTCATGGCGGCGGCCATGCTCTTTCCCACGCTGCTGCTGATCTTTGCCTACACCCGCAACGTGTCGGTGGCCTACGCGCTGCTCTTTGCCGCCGGGCTGGCCATGATCACCTGGAACGCCCTCTCCAACGGCGTGCTGCAAATGATGGTGGAGGAGCGGTTCCGCGGCCGGCTCATGGCCTTCTACTCCCTGGTGTTTGTGGGGCTCTCACAGGCCGTGGGGTCCTTCGCCATTGGGGCCCTCGCCCGCCTCTTCAACGCCTCGGCGGCTATTGCGCTCTGCGCCGTGGTGCTGCTGGGGGCCAGCACCCTTACCATGCGCCGCTCGCAGTTTTGGCGGCGGGTGTAGGGGCGCAGGGCGCTCCGCCGCACCTGGAGCGCCGTCGCGCTAGAACCACCACGCAGTTCCCCCAAGCCCGCCTTCACCCGGCGGGCTTTGCTTTTTTCAGGGCCTTCACCCTGACCGCCTTTCTCCTGCTCCCTGGTGGCGGTTCTCCCTGCTACCCGCCTCCTGCTCCCCGCCCCCCGCCCCTTGGTGGCAGTTTACACCTCATGCCCGTCCCCCCCGCCCAACCTCGCCGCCTCCTCGTCACCGGCGCTGCCGGCTTCATTGGCGCCAACTTCGTGCACCACTGGCACGCCCGGTTTCCGCACGACCCCCTCGTGGTGCTCGACGTGCTGACCTACGCCGGCCGCCGGGGCACGCTGGCGCCGCTGGAAGCACAGGGGGCGCTCACGTTCGTGCACGACGACATCGGCAACGGGCCGCTGGTGCGTGAGCTGCTGGCCACGCACCACATAACGCACGTGGTGCACTTTGCCGCCGAGAGTCACGTGGACCGCAGCATTGCCGCCCCCGACACGTTTGTGCGCACGAATGTGTGGGGCACACACACGCTGCTCGAGGCGGCGCGCGCCGTGTGGTGCCAAGGCGGCCGCTGGCGCGAGGGGGTGCGCTTTCACCACATCAGCACCGACGAAGTATTCGGTGCGCTGGGTGCGCACGACGCACCGTTCACCGAGGCGAGCCCGTACC contains the following coding sequences:
- a CDS encoding M66 family metalloprotease — protein: MLARFAAVVSLGLLLSACSGDATAPVAPDPSTPIAKDNGLTGIVAVEVGGLPTTASANIVIVGPNGFERRLTTSGTVSGVPLGRYQVNVSPVSTPEGEWVPELATQELVISAAATVQAVRTSFRLSLRRSEIVVAVSGLPNGTPANITLSGPGGASAVVTGSDTIETTVTGEWTLVAQTVSAGGYSYSVTPSSQTGTLRSRDQLRFAAPYALSSGALAVSVSGLPVSASGTVTVTGPGGFTRALTSTTTLTGLTPGSYTVAASAVTVSGTTYQPAPASSVVEVTASLVAAAAPVTYSAVAAPSGTLVLSVTGVPVGANGSVLISGPNGYTRTMTQGSSIAGLTAGSYILSAQRVRTTLGTYDPSPASQIVNVPVGGTIAGTVNYSALPAVARVTLSGVPSGAAAAVQVTAPGVAPAQVSASTFISGTSGTWTLSAASIQSGGFSYAPTPTSSSQATLAGDTAQFPVAYAISTGAIAVSLSGVPAGGTAVVTVTGPNGFSRIVSATQTFTDLPPGSYTVSASAITVSGVTYQPSPATRTVSVTASQVAQAAPVSYASQTGSIVLTLAGLPAGAVGDVLVTGPNSYSQVVAQSTTLAALPTGTYTVVARTIRTTLGSYSGAVSAGTITVTTNTSSNSTATYSAMPAVVIINTSGVPSGGSAALTLTSPTNVVTNPTTSTTLSSAAAGRWRLTAASIVSGGSSYAPTPASYDQTVLAGDTLRFPVTYALSSGAIAVTVSGLPGATNGNVTVTGPNAFSRSVTATTTITNLTPGTYTVSASSVSASGISYTPSPTSRTVTVTASLVAQPAQVTYTGQFGRLTLSASGLPMGATPSFSLTGAATRSITGAVTTDSLPSGAYTITPATVVYSGSTYTPTPASANATVTTGGTSSASFSYAVSGGGGGSPNLMIENVYLTQAVQNWAGTTAMVVGRDALVRVFVRADAANSVRPSVRLRVYDNTTLLSTITIAAPATSVPTAISEGVLGSSWNTVIPAANVRAGLRILADIDPSNALGETNRTDNTWPSTGAPAAIATIDVAALDVRFVPVTVQGLTGNVSDANKEQYLELAKLIHPLKEVRATVRAPFTSSAAALQSGNGNGAWITVLNEMNALRAADGATSTLHYYGVVKATYGSGVAGYGNQPGRAAVGWDNFPSAKNIAAHELGHNFALAHAPCGVSGTSAYPYSGGVTGAWGWNSLTNSAVSPTATDIMGYCGNQWVSDWTWGRVAGWRAISGSVVSAGIEEGLLVWGHGGSSGYVLEPSFPVRTRATAEPARPTHEVELYDDMGVMIAHRLFMMDHVDHASEDVSEQFAVVVPLEASARERIARVVVRSLRSPLALVSAEGKRSALLLGGNDTIQSRELPATKITRVDGQRRQVSWDDRTFRMAMVRDRDTGQILAFLRKPGDSFVGGSNRIDVVLSDGVRSKKILF
- the wecB gene encoding non-hydrolyzing UDP-N-acetylglucosamine 2-epimerase, yielding MTAGPPSSSYETRVSLKFGLILKILHIVGARPNFPKLAPVHKAARALGIEQIIVHTGQHYDEAMSAGFFRDLDIPAPDVNLEVGSGSHAAQTARIIERFEPVLLEHRPDWLVVYGDVNSTMATAIVAAKLGVRIAHVEAGLRSNDRTMPEEINRLVTDRLADLLLTPSTDAEATLRAEGEPANEIVFVGNVMIDTLFTSLPKAEQTGFAQKLGATGNHIVVTLHRPSNVDDAERLRTVCAELVELAKTRQVFFPAHPRTQQQLKALGIDLGGITLSDPIAYFEMLDLVRNAHAVITDSGGLQEETTALGIPCFTLRPNTERPITVVEGTNQLVHDLTTLSGLVAQAIRSVPPRRPAGWDGKAGERVAQALLDRP
- a CDS encoding nucleotide sugar dehydrogenase, with amino-acid sequence MPQHLTNDRDFSQQLIARIADRSAVIGVIGLGYVGLPLAMEFVQAGFTVIGYDVSQRVVDLLMAGQSHIQDIAGDTVQAAVAQGRFVATTQEDRLRECEAISIAVPTPLSKTRDPDMAFVLSAADAIARQAHPGLCVVLESTTYPGTTRELLQPRLEAQGLTVGRDIFVAFSPERVDPGNPVYHTKNTPKVVGGITPACVEVATALYQSCIDTVVPVSSPEAAELVKLLENTFRAVNIGLVNEIAIVCDKLGVNVWEVIDAAATKPFGFMKFTPGPGIGGHCIPLDPHYLAWKMRTLNYKTRFIDLASEINSHMPEWVVERTAASLNDVSKAVNGSRILVLGVAYKRDIDDVRESPALDIIRLLEQRGAHVEFHDPFIASFREDDGHVRNGVELSDEMLAWADAVVIITDHKAVDYQRVVNQATLIMDTRNVTKGLAPGRARIRGLADSPDGRYERRALPRDR
- a CDS encoding vWA domain-containing protein; this translates as MRFHTYTKFNPQLADAVDLQALLDQLADFLLQSGFAGGNQGYWGDPGEEESDRSVDSLKDAILRALIESGQLTPEMLQALRGEGDSVSEEKLAELLDGLVQRLIQDGFLSTDQGANVPGGHQPVTGKGSIAQAAAKDVQFNLTDKGVDFLGFKTLRHLLGSFGKSSVGSHDTPQLSTGVESDAWSKPYEFGDTLNLDVPATLANALARNGSLDVPIDLDYKDLMVRQSEFRSSCATVLMLDTSHSMILYGEDRFTPAKKVALALTHLIKTQFPGDTIRVVLFHDSAEEIPISTLARAQVGPYHTNTAEGLKLARRILMSQKKDMRQIIMITDGKPSALSMPDGQIYKNSMGLDGYVIAETLREVAACRKSNIMINTFMLARDRALVEFVKQMSQISRGKAYFTNTMSLGQFVLMDFLKKKTKRVS
- a CDS encoding PEP-CTERM sorting domain-containing protein — protein: MRSIFAGAALLASVASTAGAQVTATSVNGAPDPGVGPLSTFTATAGQTNILNFNDCSAGNAGNGFSTTGLAAGISISGGGCKTVSASGQWAKPATSMSGGGFYTTTSYPNSPITIDFTSWLSSNSYNSVSSLSFYWGSIDNYASSQKVQLIGANGNVLKEILGQELTTMYGNQTAQQSNRRLNFALDASAAQDFRKLKFYSNQAAFEFDDIAMQTTSAGTVVPEPATVTLLASALGVLGLFGARRKRNGNTQG
- a CDS encoding MFS transporter, with the translated sequence MPTPPANRSANPFRALGRHRNFRIFWTGQTLSLIGSWMQTMAVGWLALQLSNSAFVVGLVASVGAIPIVLFSMHAGALIDRGNRLQIVRFTQAVFLVQASVLWLVTYTGHVNIPLLLGLQFVQGLASAVEIPARQSMIVQLVGRDDLQSAIALNSSGFNLARVVGPAVGGIVISQFGIAWCFGLNALSFVAVLWGLYRITIPPVQGQHSAISASEQNTLATPLVTGALAPQALSATLRQASADAAEGLRYLLKKGDVRDLLLLVTTGAVFGGPFLTLLPVVARDQLGLGAGGYGVMLAVVGVGGLVAALLVAGPLSHRAHKGPVLMAAAMLFPTLLLIFAYTRNVSVAYALLFAAGLAMITWNALSNGVLQMMVEERFRGRLMAFYSLVFVGLSQAVGSFAIGALARLFNASAAIALCAVVLLGASTLTMRRSQFWRRV